A stretch of the Teredinibacter haidensis genome encodes the following:
- the sufC gene encoding Fe-S cluster assembly ATPase SufC — MLSIKDLHAGVEDKEIIKGLSLEIKPGEVHAIMGPNGSGKSTTGHVLSGRDGYDVSSGRVTFLGKDLLEMDTEERAREGLFLAFQYPVEIPGVSNMEFMKAAVDAVREHRGEDALDAVSFMKKAREYCKAVNLDQSFLKRGVNEGFSGGEKKRNEIMQMMLLEPKLCILDETDSGLDIDALQVVADGVNALRSPERSFIVVTHYQRLLSYIEPDFVHVLANGRIIKSGDKSLALELEEKGYGWLDPSLGGAA, encoded by the coding sequence ATGCTTTCTATAAAAGATCTTCATGCAGGTGTTGAAGACAAAGAAATTATTAAAGGCTTAAGCCTTGAAATTAAACCCGGTGAAGTCCACGCAATTATGGGACCAAATGGTTCCGGTAAAAGTACCACCGGTCATGTGTTGTCTGGTCGAGACGGTTATGATGTTTCCAGTGGCCGAGTCACTTTTTTAGGTAAAGACTTGCTTGAAATGGATACCGAAGAGCGTGCCCGAGAAGGTTTGTTTCTGGCCTTTCAATACCCGGTGGAAATTCCTGGCGTAAGTAACATGGAGTTTATGAAAGCCGCGGTTGATGCTGTGCGGGAGCACCGGGGCGAGGATGCTCTGGATGCTGTAAGTTTTATGAAAAAGGCGCGCGAGTACTGTAAAGCCGTAAACCTCGATCAAAGCTTTTTGAAGCGCGGTGTGAACGAAGGTTTCTCGGGCGGAGAGAAAAAGCGCAATGAAATTATGCAGATGATGCTGCTGGAGCCGAAGCTTTGCATTCTCGATGAAACGGATTCGGGGCTGGATATCGATGCTCTGCAAGTGGTTGCTGATGGCGTAAACGCACTGCGTAGCCCAGAGCGTTCATTTATCGTAGTTACGCACTATCAGCGCTTACTGAGTTATATCGAGCCGGATTTTGTTCATGTGCTCGCAAATGGCCGCATTATTAAATCGGGTGATAAAAGCTTGGCTTTGGAGCTGGAAGAGAAAGGTTACGGCTGGCTGGACCCATCATTAGGTGGAGCCGCTTAA
- a CDS encoding SufE family protein: protein MSDLTQNPFGTSITAEDVVDTLGFFDGWEDRYKYIIDLGKELPEMDEAKKDDAYQVKGCQSQVWIDYQRIDDKLWFAADSDAFIVKGLLGIVLAAYNSKSPKDILAFDINEYFDQLGLLKHLSPTRGNGLRSMVERIRTEAKK, encoded by the coding sequence ATGTCGGATCTTACCCAAAACCCGTTTGGTACATCTATTACCGCGGAAGATGTTGTCGATACACTCGGTTTTTTTGATGGCTGGGAAGATCGCTATAAGTACATTATTGATCTAGGAAAAGAATTGCCTGAGATGGATGAGGCAAAGAAAGACGATGCGTATCAGGTGAAAGGGTGCCAGAGTCAAGTGTGGATAGATTACCAGCGCATCGATGACAAACTGTGGTTTGCTGCCGATAGTGATGCCTTTATTGTTAAAGGTTTGCTGGGGATAGTTCTGGCGGCTTATAACAGTAAATCGCCTAAGGATATTCTGGCCTTCGATATCAATGAATATTTTGATCAGTTAGGTTTGCTTAAGCATCTCAGCCCTACACGAGGTAATGGCCTGCGGTCGATGGTTGAGCGTATTCGAACCGAGGCCAAGAAGTAA
- a CDS encoding helix-turn-helix domain-containing protein, producing MTGSQAQLNIEDEYQQLLDQSKPGAALKLIREGKAVDIEAIASATMIPDWKLADLENDNYGGLGGELFVMGYIRKVAKILDVESDSLIAAYKQSVPSTMASSAEHVLGEPSLAGSGSIAMSTLSSNQKKSFLTKINSMPGYVAVAALLFVWVFAVWLIKPNKPVGELNSSPVAAVVAETETETVVFDAEVDVSENDAVDSPPQPPVLVPTSVPSAEPVAETPAPSDTRPGVFQNESLLVLSFIDDCWVKVTDANGKVVFAQTKLKGDNLQLFGEAPFKVMLGNARAAEVMINGQPFAVNPVPGKKTLRFTVAP from the coding sequence ATGACCGGCAGCCAAGCACAACTCAACATCGAAGACGAATATCAGCAATTACTGGATCAGAGCAAGCCAGGTGCCGCTCTGAAGCTGATACGGGAAGGTAAGGCCGTGGATATCGAGGCTATCGCCAGTGCCACGATGATCCCCGACTGGAAGTTGGCAGATCTGGAAAATGACAATTACGGTGGCTTGGGTGGCGAGCTTTTTGTGATGGGGTATATCCGCAAGGTCGCCAAAATTCTTGATGTCGAGTCTGACTCCCTTATCGCTGCCTATAAACAGTCAGTACCTTCCACAATGGCTTCATCGGCCGAGCACGTACTGGGTGAGCCGTCTCTTGCAGGTTCGGGCTCAATTGCAATGAGCACGCTGTCATCGAATCAAAAAAAGAGTTTCTTGACTAAAATAAACTCCATGCCGGGCTATGTTGCCGTTGCTGCACTGCTGTTCGTGTGGGTTTTTGCCGTGTGGCTTATTAAACCAAATAAACCTGTAGGTGAGCTGAATTCATCGCCAGTCGCTGCGGTTGTTGCTGAGACAGAGACAGAGACAGTTGTTTTTGACGCTGAAGTAGACGTTAGCGAAAACGATGCTGTCGATAGCCCCCCTCAACCCCCTGTGCTGGTGCCCACGTCCGTACCGAGTGCTGAGCCGGTGGCGGAGACCCCGGCGCCTTCCGATACCCGCCCCGGAGTATTTCAGAACGAATCGTTACTGGTTTTGTCCTTTATTGATGATTGCTGGGTAAAGGTTACAGATGCCAACGGTAAGGTAGTGTTTGCGCAAACCAAACTGAAAGGGGATAATCTGCAGCTTTTTGGAGAGGCCCCGTTTAAAGTGATGCTGGGCAATGCGCGGGCAGCGGAGGTAATGATTAACGGCCAACCATTTGCCGTGAACCCCGTGCCCGGCAAAAAAACTCTGCGCTTTACGGTTGCTCCGTAG
- a CDS encoding HesB/IscA family protein — protein sequence MSVETFSVSEIVSVTPAAAEHFRQQVEKQQAQAIRISLKESGCTGFKYVIDEVQCSEENDLAITLGNGVQLYVDPTHLTAIQGTVVDYVKEGLNRNLVLNNPNVKNACGCGESFSF from the coding sequence ATGAGTGTTGAAACATTTAGCGTTAGCGAAATTGTGAGTGTTACGCCCGCAGCGGCTGAACACTTTCGTCAGCAAGTTGAAAAACAGCAGGCTCAGGCGATTCGTATTAGTTTAAAAGAGAGCGGCTGTACGGGTTTTAAGTATGTTATTGACGAAGTTCAATGCTCAGAAGAAAATGACTTGGCTATTACTTTAGGTAATGGCGTACAGTTATATGTCGATCCAACCCACCTGACTGCCATTCAGGGTACGGTCGTGGATTATGTGAAAGAGGGTTTGAATCGGAATTTGGTGTTAAATAATCCCAATGTTAAAAATGCCTGTGGTTGTGGTGAAAGCTTTAGTTTTTAA
- a CDS encoding aminotransferase class V-fold PLP-dependent enzyme produces MNVAEQVGQSTVKTFDAKKVRQDFPILDQNVNGQPLVYLDNAATTQKPNAVIDAISDYYRGYNSNVHRGAHSLSDKATAVFEAARETVATFVNSPKKEQIIWTRGTTEAVNLVAHSWGRANIAAGDKILVSTLEHHSNIVPWQMLAQDKGASLIPIPVSEKGEIDLQAFAALLDSRVKIVSIGHVSNALGTINPVKDIIAEAKKIGAKVFVDGAQAVAHFPVDVQSLNCDFYGFSGHKLFGPTGIGVLWGREELLNEMPPYHGGGEMIETCSFAGTTYNQLPYKFEAGTPDIAGAIGLAAAIQYLQCFDRDEVSAHEHDLLEYCHQRAATCEGLKRVGEAKNIAGVFSFLLEGAHPSDVGMLLDQQGVAVRTGHHCAQPLMDALHIPGTVRASFSIYNTRDDVDRLFAALEKVKQFL; encoded by the coding sequence ATGAATGTTGCGGAGCAGGTGGGGCAAAGTACTGTGAAGACTTTTGATGCAAAAAAAGTTCGGCAGGATTTTCCCATTTTGGATCAGAACGTTAACGGGCAGCCGTTAGTGTATCTGGACAATGCTGCGACAACACAAAAGCCCAATGCGGTGATTGATGCAATCAGTGATTACTATCGTGGATACAACTCCAATGTACATCGTGGTGCTCATAGCTTAAGTGATAAAGCCACCGCCGTATTTGAAGCCGCGCGGGAAACTGTAGCCACCTTTGTTAATAGCCCCAAAAAAGAACAAATTATCTGGACTCGTGGTACCACCGAGGCAGTGAATCTGGTTGCCCACAGTTGGGGGCGAGCCAATATTGCTGCTGGCGACAAGATATTGGTGTCAACCCTCGAGCACCATTCCAACATCGTTCCCTGGCAAATGCTGGCGCAAGATAAAGGCGCCTCTTTAATCCCGATTCCTGTTTCCGAAAAAGGTGAAATTGATCTTCAGGCTTTTGCGGCGCTACTGGATTCTAGGGTGAAAATTGTTTCAATCGGACATGTATCCAATGCTCTCGGCACTATAAATCCTGTTAAAGATATCATTGCAGAGGCAAAAAAAATCGGTGCAAAGGTTTTTGTTGATGGTGCGCAGGCCGTCGCTCATTTCCCTGTCGATGTACAGTCGTTGAATTGTGACTTTTACGGTTTTTCCGGTCACAAGCTGTTTGGCCCAACCGGTATTGGCGTGCTTTGGGGGCGAGAAGAGCTGTTAAATGAAATGCCGCCTTATCATGGCGGTGGTGAAATGATTGAAACCTGTAGCTTCGCTGGTACCACCTACAATCAGTTACCTTATAAGTTTGAAGCTGGTACACCGGACATTGCAGGTGCCATTGGTCTAGCCGCTGCGATTCAATATTTACAGTGTTTTGATCGTGATGAAGTTTCTGCCCATGAACATGATTTATTGGAATATTGCCATCAGCGCGCTGCAACCTGCGAGGGATTGAAACGCGTGGGTGAGGCCAAAAATATCGCTGGTGTTTTCAGCTTTTTGCTGGAGGGGGCACACCCTTCAGATGTTGGAATGTTGCTGGATCAGCAGGGCGTCGCCGTTCGCACAGGCCATCATTGCGCGCAACCGTTGATGGATGCTCTGCATATTCCTGGCACCGTACGCGCGTCTTTCTCTATTTATAACACCCGAGATGATGTCGACCGTTTGTTTGCGGCTCTCGAAAAAGTTAAACAGTTTTTGTAA
- the ndk gene encoding nucleoside-diphosphate kinase — protein MATERTLSIVKPDAVKKNIIGEIYRRLESAGLRIVAARMIHMDEEQAGGFYAEHKGKPFFDDLMWFMTSGPIVVQVLEGENAITLNRETMGATDPSKAAKGTIRNVYGDSLGRNIVHGSDSPESAVREINYFFSEDEICPR, from the coding sequence ATGGCTACTGAAAGAACATTATCCATTGTGAAGCCGGATGCGGTTAAGAAAAACATTATTGGCGAAATATATCGTCGCTTGGAAAGTGCAGGCTTACGTATTGTGGCCGCGCGTATGATCCATATGGACGAGGAGCAGGCCGGAGGCTTCTATGCTGAGCACAAAGGTAAGCCGTTTTTTGATGATCTGATGTGGTTTATGACGTCAGGCCCCATCGTAGTACAGGTTTTGGAAGGGGAGAATGCGATTACGTTGAACCGTGAAACCATGGGGGCGACGGATCCCTCTAAAGCGGCAAAGGGCACCATTCGCAACGTTTACGGTGATTCTCTCGGTAGGAATATCGTTCACGGCTCCGATAGCCCCGAGTCGGCTGTACGGGAAATTAACTATTTCTTCTCAGAAGATGAGATCTGTCCGCGCTAG
- the pilW gene encoding type IV pilus biogenesis/stability protein PilW: MSRLIFRRSRAVVLSAFLALLLAGCITTMESSKPKIDKQQALEANIKLGMTYLQQNKREGAVRSFTKALDLDSKSAEAHLGMALLHQLNGEIKESEVSFKRALSNRSRIDFSRASIEFSYARLLFEQERFNESMKLFQLSSSDYAYNGRPDALMNVGLCALKLDDQVRAKAAFEHSLNLNPRIAQSNLELADMAFMERDYSNAKQYLDRFSSITRHVPRSLWLGIRIERIFGNKDKEASYALALKNLYPYSKEFLDYKRFIETQ, translated from the coding sequence GTGTCCAGGCTTATTTTTCGACGAAGCAGGGCGGTTGTACTGAGCGCTTTTCTAGCGCTGTTGCTGGCCGGCTGTATCACCACTATGGAGAGCTCCAAGCCGAAGATCGATAAGCAGCAGGCTCTGGAAGCTAATATTAAATTGGGAATGACCTATCTGCAGCAGAATAAGCGTGAGGGCGCGGTGCGTTCTTTTACCAAAGCGCTAGACCTCGACAGTAAATCTGCGGAAGCTCACCTGGGTATGGCGCTACTGCACCAGCTAAATGGCGAGATTAAGGAATCGGAAGTCAGTTTTAAACGAGCTCTGAGTAATAGGAGTCGGATCGATTTTTCCCGGGCCAGCATTGAATTTAGTTACGCGCGCTTACTTTTTGAGCAGGAGCGCTTTAACGAATCGATGAAGCTCTTCCAGTTATCAAGCTCGGATTACGCCTATAACGGCAGGCCGGATGCGCTGATGAATGTCGGCTTGTGCGCGCTCAAGCTAGATGATCAAGTCCGAGCGAAAGCCGCTTTTGAGCACAGTTTGAACCTAAACCCGCGTATCGCTCAGTCAAACTTGGAGTTGGCGGATATGGCCTTTATGGAAAGGGATTACAGTAACGCGAAGCAGTATTTGGATCGATTCAGCAGCATTACCCGCCATGTACCCAGGAGCCTGTGGCTGGGTATTCGCATTGAACGCATTTTTGGGAACAAAGATAAAGAAGCAAGCTATGCATTGGCGCTTAAAAACCTGTACCCTTACTCGAAAGAATTTTTGGACTACAAGCGATTTATTGAAACTCAATAG
- the ispG gene encoding flavodoxin-dependent (E)-4-hydroxy-3-methylbut-2-enyl-diphosphate synthase, with translation MYFESPIKRRKTRQIMVGNVAVGGDAPISVQSMTNTETTDVEATVAQIKRIQDAGADIVRVSVPSMDAAEAFGAIRQKVSVPLVADIHFDYRIALRVADLGVDCLRINPGNIGREKRVQAVVEKARDLNIPIRIGVNAGSLEKDLQKKYGEPTPDALVESALRHVDFLDKYDFQNFKVSVKASDVFMAVAAYRKLATQIEQPLHLGITEAGGLRAGTVKSSVGLGMLLMDGIGDTIRVSLAADPVEEVKVGWDMLKSLKLRNKGINFIACPSCSRQNFDVIKTMNELETRLEDIKTPLDVAVIGCVVNGPGEAKEADIGLAGGTPKNLIYVGGEPRQKLEQENLVDNLERLIRQRADEKEAQVAEQEKNLIAKA, from the coding sequence ATGTATTTTGAATCGCCGATTAAACGGCGCAAGACGCGTCAAATAATGGTTGGCAATGTTGCCGTTGGTGGTGATGCACCCATCAGCGTGCAAAGTATGACCAATACAGAAACGACCGATGTCGAGGCTACCGTTGCGCAGATCAAGCGTATTCAGGATGCCGGTGCCGATATTGTGCGTGTTTCCGTGCCCAGTATGGATGCGGCTGAGGCATTTGGGGCCATTCGACAAAAAGTTTCTGTTCCGCTCGTGGCGGATATTCATTTCGACTATCGCATAGCGTTGCGAGTGGCCGATTTGGGTGTTGACTGTTTGCGTATCAACCCCGGCAATATCGGTCGTGAGAAGCGTGTTCAAGCCGTGGTTGAAAAAGCCCGTGATCTGAATATTCCCATCCGTATTGGTGTGAATGCGGGGTCTCTGGAAAAGGATCTGCAAAAGAAATACGGTGAGCCAACACCTGATGCCCTGGTGGAATCTGCCCTGCGTCATGTGGATTTTCTCGACAAATACGATTTCCAGAATTTCAAAGTCAGTGTAAAAGCTTCGGATGTGTTTATGGCCGTGGCGGCATACCGTAAACTGGCGACCCAAATTGAACAGCCGCTACATTTGGGTATTACGGAGGCCGGTGGCCTGCGTGCGGGTACTGTTAAATCGTCCGTTGGCTTGGGCATGCTGCTGATGGACGGTATTGGAGATACCATTCGCGTGTCTCTCGCGGCTGATCCGGTGGAAGAGGTGAAAGTCGGCTGGGATATGCTTAAGAGTCTCAAGCTGCGTAACAAAGGTATTAATTTTATCGCCTGCCCAAGCTGCTCTCGCCAAAATTTTGATGTTATTAAAACCATGAACGAGCTGGAAACCCGGCTTGAAGATATAAAAACGCCCTTGGATGTGGCGGTGATCGGTTGCGTCGTCAATGGCCCAGGTGAAGCTAAAGAGGCGGATATTGGTCTGGCAGGCGGTACACCCAAAAACTTGATTTACGTAGGTGGAGAGCCCCGCCAGAAGTTAGAGCAAGAAAACCTTGTAGATAATTTGGAAAGGCTGATTCGTCAGCGGGCAGACGAGAAAGAGGCGCAAGTCGCCGAGCAGGAAAAAAACCTGATCGCCAAAGCATAA
- the sufD gene encoding Fe-S cluster assembly protein SufD — MSEFMQQAVEPLATGASAWLSDLNARGKDQWQAHRFPGRKAESWKYTNLRALEQGDFHRKGLPVVNESAWQEQVQIADLNAWQLVFVNGQYSEVLSSNLSVLPEGITLVRFSEASKEQRIQIRIKLDSVAIPEKHLFSALNAAQLQDGVFLRVEKNIQLQKPVQIVHINTLQDQAYTVHQRVLVEMEQGSEATIVEHFASGEDDQNSFTNGVTELCVGENARLHHYRLHLEHEAAIHVGSVNVALGRNANLNSFHLGLGGKIKRLDFVVNHQGEGAHCELNGVYLTHNSQHIDYHTCIEHAVPLCTTNEVFRGIVGDSSRAVFNGRIHIHPQAQKTLAQLSNKNLLTSNKAEVDTKPELEIYADDVQCAHGATIAQLDSTAMHYLRTRGVSEAEARVMLSFGFINELVNDIKHDAIAGHLRPMLVRMFARDDALMRHLV, encoded by the coding sequence ATGTCGGAGTTTATGCAACAGGCCGTCGAACCTCTGGCAACAGGTGCGTCCGCATGGTTGTCTGATCTGAATGCCCGAGGGAAAGATCAGTGGCAGGCCCATCGTTTTCCAGGGCGCAAAGCTGAAAGCTGGAAGTACACCAATCTGCGGGCCCTGGAACAGGGGGATTTTCACCGGAAAGGTTTGCCCGTTGTTAATGAGAGTGCGTGGCAGGAACAGGTTCAGATTGCAGATCTGAATGCATGGCAGTTGGTGTTTGTTAATGGGCAATACAGTGAGGTCTTATCCAGTAATCTGTCTGTGTTGCCGGAGGGGATTACGCTGGTGCGATTCTCCGAGGCCAGCAAAGAACAGCGGATTCAAATCCGCATTAAGTTGGATTCCGTTGCGATTCCCGAAAAGCACCTGTTCTCTGCGTTAAATGCGGCACAGCTGCAGGATGGTGTTTTTCTGCGTGTTGAAAAAAATATTCAATTGCAAAAACCGGTACAAATTGTACACATCAATACCCTGCAAGATCAGGCCTATACTGTTCATCAGCGTGTGTTGGTGGAAATGGAGCAAGGCAGTGAAGCTACCATCGTTGAACATTTCGCTTCCGGTGAGGACGATCAGAATAGTTTTACGAATGGCGTGACCGAACTCTGTGTGGGCGAAAATGCTCGTTTACATCACTATCGCCTGCATCTGGAACATGAAGCGGCCATTCATGTTGGCAGTGTGAATGTCGCGTTGGGACGCAACGCTAATTTAAACAGTTTTCATCTGGGGTTGGGGGGCAAAATTAAGCGCTTGGATTTCGTTGTGAATCATCAGGGCGAAGGCGCGCACTGCGAACTTAATGGCGTTTATCTGACCCACAATAGTCAGCATATTGATTACCATACCTGTATCGAGCACGCGGTTCCTCTGTGTACCACAAACGAAGTTTTCCGGGGAATTGTGGGCGATAGCTCTCGTGCTGTTTTTAACGGGCGCATTCATATCCATCCGCAAGCACAGAAAACTCTGGCGCAGCTGAGCAACAAAAATTTACTTACCAGCAATAAGGCTGAAGTGGATACTAAGCCGGAATTGGAAATTTATGCCGACGATGTGCAATGTGCTCACGGTGCAACAATTGCACAACTAGATAGTACCGCCATGCACTATTTGCGCACTCGGGGTGTGTCGGAGGCAGAGGCCCGGGTGATGCTGAGCTTTGGTTTTATTAATGAGTTGGTTAATGACATTAAACATGATGCTATAGCGGGCCATTTACGTCCCATGTTGGTCAGAATGTTTGCGCGTGATGATGCGTTAATGAGGCACCTTGTATGA
- the sufT gene encoding putative Fe-S cluster assembly protein SufT, with protein sequence MSEQRMVTTVRDCPARLVPVGDPVTIPAHQFITITQSLGGNYTVVYQGNMLRVDGTDADALGLEKYELVFEQPVDEFINEDQVWQALETVYDPEIPVNLRSLGLIYKVEIDQQYKKVAINMTLTAPACGMGPVLVGDVKYRVGMVPNVKEAEVELVFDPPWHRDMMSEEAQLETGMFF encoded by the coding sequence ATGTCAGAACAACGCATGGTAACAACAGTACGTGATTGCCCGGCTCGCTTAGTGCCTGTGGGAGATCCCGTTACCATTCCCGCACACCAGTTTATTACGATCACCCAATCACTCGGTGGTAATTATACAGTTGTGTACCAAGGTAATATGCTGCGAGTTGATGGCACAGATGCCGATGCTTTGGGCTTGGAAAAATACGAACTTGTATTTGAGCAACCTGTAGATGAGTTTATCAATGAAGATCAGGTCTGGCAGGCTTTGGAAACAGTATATGACCCGGAAATTCCTGTAAACCTGCGCAGCCTTGGATTGATTTACAAGGTAGAGATTGATCAGCAATACAAAAAAGTGGCTATCAATATGACCTTAACCGCTCCCGCTTGTGGAATGGGGCCGGTGTTGGTCGGGGATGTTAAATATCGTGTAGGCATGGTGCCCAATGTAAAAGAGGCTGAGGTTGAGTTGGTTTTTGACCCTCCCTGGCATAGAGATATGATGTCGGAAGAAGCGCAACTTGAAACCGGAATGTTTTTTTAG
- a CDS encoding glutathione peroxidase, whose product MNNRLTLCLVLLSILQIPKAAAETTAQCPGFLNHEFKKLHSSKTINLCELYKNKPLVIINTASHCGYTHQFKGLEALYQKYKKEGVELIGFASNDFKQAAKSEEEAATICYKNYGVSFTMLAPTHVRGKEANPVFTHLNEQTRKPGWNFNKYFISADGKHIKHFGSNTKPLSSKLETAVKQAL is encoded by the coding sequence ATGAATAACCGGCTTACCCTTTGCCTTGTGCTGCTGTCAATTCTACAGATACCCAAGGCTGCCGCAGAAACAACCGCGCAGTGCCCCGGCTTTTTAAACCACGAATTTAAAAAGTTGCACAGCAGCAAAACCATTAACCTATGCGAACTCTACAAAAACAAACCGCTGGTTATTATCAATACAGCCAGCCACTGTGGGTACACCCATCAGTTTAAAGGTTTGGAAGCGCTATATCAGAAGTATAAAAAGGAAGGCGTTGAGCTGATTGGGTTCGCTTCAAATGATTTCAAGCAGGCCGCAAAAAGCGAGGAAGAAGCAGCAACCATTTGCTACAAAAACTATGGGGTTTCTTTTACCATGCTGGCACCCACTCACGTGCGAGGCAAAGAGGCCAACCCCGTTTTTACACATCTGAACGAGCAAACACGGAAACCCGGCTGGAATTTCAACAAATACTTCATTTCTGCCGATGGCAAACACATCAAACATTTTGGCAGCAATACCAAGCCCCTAAGCTCTAAGCTCGAGACAGCCGTTAAACAGGCACTCTGA
- the rlmN gene encoding 23S rRNA (adenine(2503)-C(2))-methyltransferase RlmN, with protein MPEKVNLMGMSQGRMEAFFESLGEKKFRAAQLLKWIHQMGVSDFQQMSNISKALRNRLGEVAEIRAPEVIEQLDSSDGTRKFLIRVGGGNAIEAVFIPEGERGTLCVSSQVGCSLDCSFCSTGKQGFNRDLTSDEIIGQVWIAAKSFGQLQEDGGRGDRKVTNVVLMGMGEPLLNFENVVESMHLMMNDNGYGISKRRVTLSTSGVVPALDRLGKYTDACLAISLHAPNDELRNQLVPINKKYPIAQLLDSARRYIEGLPDSHRKITIEYTLIDQLNDRPEHAHELAELLKDVPVKINLIPFNPFSLSNYKRVSNNAMYRFQQILIDAGYTTTIRTTRGDDIDAACGQLAGQVNDRTKRSQRYKLDQVALMSAEDGVIPVKIVNQ; from the coding sequence ATGCCCGAGAAAGTCAATCTGATGGGTATGTCGCAAGGGCGTATGGAAGCGTTTTTCGAATCCCTGGGTGAGAAGAAGTTTCGCGCTGCGCAGCTATTGAAGTGGATTCACCAGATGGGTGTGAGCGACTTCCAGCAAATGAGTAATATCAGCAAAGCGCTGCGTAATCGTCTGGGTGAGGTCGCGGAGATTCGTGCGCCGGAAGTGATCGAACAATTAGACTCTTCCGATGGCACGCGCAAATTTCTGATTCGTGTGGGTGGAGGCAACGCTATAGAAGCCGTGTTTATTCCAGAGGGGGAGCGGGGAACGCTGTGCGTGTCTTCGCAGGTAGGGTGTTCTCTAGACTGCAGTTTCTGCTCGACCGGCAAACAGGGTTTTAACCGTGATCTGACATCGGATGAAATTATTGGTCAGGTTTGGATTGCGGCTAAATCTTTTGGTCAGCTGCAAGAAGATGGCGGTCGCGGAGACCGCAAAGTGACTAATGTGGTGCTGATGGGGATGGGTGAGCCGCTTCTCAACTTCGAAAACGTGGTTGAATCCATGCATCTTATGATGAATGATAATGGCTACGGTATATCCAAACGGCGGGTAACCTTGAGTACTTCCGGGGTTGTTCCGGCGCTGGATCGTTTGGGTAAGTATACCGATGCCTGCCTAGCTATCTCACTGCATGCGCCCAACGACGAGTTGCGGAATCAATTGGTGCCCATAAATAAGAAGTATCCTATTGCGCAACTACTGGATTCAGCCAGGCGTTATATCGAGGGTTTGCCCGATTCACATCGCAAGATCACCATTGAATACACGCTGATTGATCAATTAAATGACAGGCCAGAGCATGCCCATGAGCTGGCAGAGTTACTGAAGGATGTACCGGTAAAAATCAATCTGATTCCGTTTAACCCGTTTTCTCTGTCTAACTACAAGCGCGTAAGCAACAACGCGATGTACCGTTTTCAGCAGATTTTAATTGATGCGGGCTACACTACGACCATTCGCACGACTCGTGGTGATGATATTGATGCGGCCTGTGGTCAGCTGGCGGGGCAGGTAAATGATAGGACCAAACGCAGTCAGCGCTATAAACTCGACCAGGTGGCGTTGATGAGTGCCGAAGATGGGGTGATACCCGTGAAAATTGTGAATCAATAA